The Rickettsiales bacterium genome includes a region encoding these proteins:
- a CDS encoding efflux RND transporter permease subunit, producing the protein MNISKFFIDRPIFASVLSILIFIAGFLSLWKLPISEYPDVTPPSIVVSAQYPGANPKVIADTVAAPLEEQINGVEDMLYMSSQATSDGQMSITITFKIGTDPDKAQQLVQNRVNQALPRLPDIVRQFGVNTVKSSSDLTMVVHILSPDNRYDTLYLSNYATLNIKDNIQRINGVGQVRIFGGSDYAMRIWLDPDKIAALNMNAQDVVNAIREQNVQVAAGIVGASPIEDNVDLQLSINAQGRLKTKEEFDNIIIKTDTEGRITRLKDVAQTELGASQYNIESYLDKKPAVALGIFQAPDSNALEISDNVRKTMEELKETFPEGVDYTIVYDPTIFVRGSIKAVIHTLLEAIALVVLVVIVFLQTWRASIIPLLAVPVSIIGTFGFLLLIGFSINALSLFGLVLAIGIVVDDAIVVVENVERNISEGLSPKEATYQAMREVSGPIVAIALTLVAVFVPIAFISGLTGKFYQQFAITIAISTVISAINSLTLSPAIAAILLKGHDAPKDALTRFMDKYFGWFFNGFNKIFKSGSDKYSNSISGILGHKKKAFSFYILLLILTAFGFYKVPTGYIPMQDKQYLIGAVILPEGASLSRTKEVISQMSEIAIKNEGVANAVAFPGLSFYGFTASSSAGIVFLPLKSFEERSTPELSAEAIKNNLSMQFGAIKDAFIMVLQPPPVRGLGTSGGFKLQIQDRIDLGIETIDSVKNAILGQAYQSPQLNPMQTYSSYQINVPQLYVDIDRTKAKQLGVAITDIFSAMQIYLGSLYVNDFNKFGRTYRVIVQADAKFRARAEDITKIKVRNIEGKMVPLGSIISVTHGYGPERSTRYNSYRSADISSSPALGFSSGQAQEVMERIVKNTLPKGMSYEWTELSYQQILAGNTAIFVFPLCVLLVFLVLAAQYESLVLPLAVILIVPMSLLCAIFGVWMANSDNNIFTQIGLIVLVGLACKNAILIVEFARELELNGSTPFEAAVEAARLRLRPILMTSFAFIMGVVPLVLASGAGAEMRNAMGIAVFSGMLGVTFFGLFLTPVFYVGLRHLSGKKLESASDCPIHSHEHPDGSN; encoded by the coding sequence ATGAATATCTCAAAATTTTTTATTGATCGTCCTATATTCGCGTCTGTACTTTCCATATTGATATTTATCGCTGGATTCTTATCATTGTGGAAGTTACCTATCTCAGAATATCCAGATGTTACTCCACCGTCTATCGTAGTAAGCGCCCAGTATCCAGGAGCGAATCCAAAGGTGATAGCCGATACAGTCGCCGCCCCTCTTGAAGAACAAATAAACGGGGTTGAAGACATGCTGTATATGTCCTCGCAAGCGACTTCTGACGGACAGATGTCAATCACCATTACTTTCAAGATTGGGACTGATCCAGATAAAGCGCAACAACTTGTTCAAAATAGAGTAAATCAGGCTCTTCCCAGACTCCCTGATATTGTCCGCCAGTTCGGGGTGAATACTGTAAAAAGCTCGTCGGACCTTACTATGGTGGTACATATATTATCACCTGATAACAGATACGACACTCTGTATTTGAGTAACTACGCTACTCTTAACATAAAAGATAACATACAAAGAATTAATGGTGTTGGTCAGGTAAGAATTTTTGGTGGTAGCGACTATGCCATGCGTATTTGGTTAGATCCTGACAAAATAGCAGCGCTTAACATGAACGCGCAAGATGTAGTGAACGCTATAAGAGAGCAAAATGTACAGGTTGCCGCTGGTATCGTGGGAGCTTCCCCTATAGAGGATAATGTTGACTTGCAGCTTAGTATAAACGCGCAAGGCAGACTTAAAACTAAAGAAGAGTTTGATAATATAATTATCAAAACTGATACGGAAGGTAGAATAACCAGACTTAAAGACGTAGCGCAAACCGAGCTTGGTGCTTCACAATACAATATAGAATCTTATCTTGATAAAAAACCGGCAGTCGCTCTTGGTATATTTCAAGCCCCTGACTCAAACGCTTTAGAGATTTCCGATAATGTAAGAAAAACGATGGAAGAGCTAAAAGAAACTTTTCCTGAAGGTGTTGATTATACTATTGTTTACGATCCAACAATATTCGTGCGCGGTTCTATTAAAGCGGTAATACATACATTACTGGAAGCTATAGCGCTCGTTGTACTTGTCGTTATTGTGTTCCTACAAACTTGGCGTGCGTCTATAATACCACTTCTTGCGGTTCCGGTTTCTATTATTGGTACTTTTGGATTCCTATTGCTTATTGGTTTTTCCATAAACGCGTTATCTCTATTCGGATTGGTACTTGCCATAGGTATCGTGGTTGATGACGCTATAGTCGTGGTGGAAAATGTTGAACGAAATATAAGTGAGGGATTGTCACCAAAAGAAGCTACTTATCAGGCAATGCGTGAGGTAAGTGGTCCTATTGTCGCCATCGCCCTTACCTTAGTCGCGGTATTCGTGCCAATAGCTTTTATCAGTGGTCTGACTGGTAAATTCTACCAGCAATTCGCGATCACCATAGCTATATCAACTGTTATATCGGCAATAAATTCTCTTACTCTCTCACCAGCTATAGCAGCGATTCTCCTTAAAGGTCATGATGCTCCTAAAGATGCTCTTACCAGATTCATGGACAAATACTTTGGCTGGTTTTTTAATGGATTTAATAAAATATTTAAGTCTGGCTCTGATAAATACTCAAACAGCATCAGCGGAATTCTTGGGCACAAGAAAAAGGCTTTTTCTTTCTATATACTTTTATTGATACTTACCGCTTTTGGTTTTTATAAAGTTCCAACCGGCTATATTCCGATGCAAGATAAACAATATCTGATCGGAGCAGTTATACTTCCTGAAGGAGCATCACTTAGTCGTACTAAAGAAGTTATTAGTCAGATGTCGGAAATAGCTATAAAAAATGAAGGTGTGGCAAACGCTGTGGCTTTTCCAGGTCTTTCATTTTATGGTTTTACCGCCAGTTCAAGCGCTGGTATAGTATTCCTACCGCTCAAATCTTTTGAGGAAAGAAGCACGCCGGAACTTTCCGCCGAAGCGATAAAGAATAATCTAAGTATGCAGTTTGGTGCGATTAAAGACGCATTTATCATGGTTCTACAACCTCCTCCTGTTCGTGGACTTGGCACGTCTGGAGGCTTTAAGCTACAGATACAAGACCGGATTGATCTTGGGATAGAGACTATTGATTCCGTTAAAAACGCTATTCTTGGACAAGCTTATCAATCTCCTCAGCTTAACCCGATGCAAACCTATAGTAGCTATCAGATAAATGTTCCCCAGCTTTATGTTGATATAGATAGGACAAAGGCAAAACAGCTTGGCGTGGCGATAACTGATATATTTAGTGCGATGCAAATATATCTTGGCTCGTTATATGTAAATGATTTCAACAAATTTGGGCGCACTTATCGGGTTATTGTGCAAGCTGACGCAAAATTTAGAGCGCGTGCAGAAGATATTACCAAGATAAAAGTACGTAATATTGAAGGAAAAATGGTACCACTTGGTAGCATAATATCAGTAACTCATGGTTACGGACCAGAAAGAAGTACTCGCTATAACTCATACCGCTCTGCAGATATAAGCAGTAGCCCTGCTCTAGGATTTTCTAGCGGACAAGCGCAAGAAGTTATGGAGCGAATTGTAAAAAACACTCTGCCAAAAGGCATGAGTTATGAATGGACTGAGTTAAGCTATCAACAGATTCTGGCTGGTAATACGGCAATATTTGTCTTTCCTCTTTGTGTATTATTAGTGTTTTTGGTGTTGGCCGCTCAATATGAAAGCTTGGTGTTACCACTGGCGGTAATATTAATAGTTCCGATGTCATTATTATGCGCTATTTTTGGTGTATGGATGGCTAATAGCGACAATAATATATTCACTCAAATTGGGCTTATAGTACTGGTGGGACTAGCCTGTAAAAACGCTATTTTGATAGTGGAATTCGCAAGGGAGCTTGAACTTAATGGAAGCACACCATTTGAGGCGGCTGTGGAAGCGGCAAGGCTCAGGTTGCGCCCTATTCTTATGACCTCATTCGCTTTTATCATGGGTGTGGTTCCTCTGGTTCTTGCCAGTGGTGCGGGCGCGGAAATGCGTAACGCTATGGGCATCGCCGTATTTTCCGGTATGCTCGGAGTTACATTTTTCGGTCTATTCCTAACACCAGTATTTTATGTTGGTTTACGCCACCTAAGCGGCAAAAAGTTAGAGTCAGCTAGTGATTGTCCAATTCACTCTCATGAACATCCTGACGGGAGCAATTAG
- a CDS encoding efflux RND transporter periplasmic adaptor subunit, which translates to MSRPLIKIVIAVFVIIASYYAYSRFFASGGDMMAGQNMGPTPVDVASVIKRNLRPWNEFSGKLASVDYVEIRPQVSGEIESVHFKDGSDVKEGDLLFTIDPRPFEANLKSAEAAFSLAKAELARAQSLLKSKDISKSNYDQRKNSFLTSEAAVIRARLDLEYSKITAPVSGRISRAEITEGNIVNSTPNPSLLATIASYSPIYAEFDMDEKNFIDYVELGATANEAAAQIPVLLEIGNIKIKGRIASFDNKIDVVSGTVRVRAIFDNSDGKLVPGMFARVKVGEAKKRDLLLISDRAIGTDQDKKFVYVISDDNKAHKRYVTLGSMVDDLRIISKGLKQGEKIVVSGIQRIRMPEQPVQPTVVNMGGGKPDSKGDTKDKTASKD; encoded by the coding sequence ATGTCCCGTCCCTTAATAAAAATAGTTATAGCAGTATTTGTTATTATAGCTTCCTACTATGCTTATAGTCGTTTTTTCGCCAGTGGTGGCGATATGATGGCTGGACAGAATATGGGACCTACTCCCGTTGATGTCGCCAGTGTTATAAAACGCAACCTAAGACCATGGAATGAGTTTTCAGGAAAGCTGGCGTCAGTTGATTATGTTGAGATACGCCCGCAAGTGTCTGGGGAGATAGAATCCGTCCATTTTAAGGATGGTAGTGATGTAAAAGAAGGCGACCTGTTATTTACCATAGACCCCCGCCCTTTTGAGGCTAATCTTAAATCCGCTGAGGCAGCGTTTTCTTTAGCTAAAGCAGAGCTTGCACGCGCGCAATCTTTACTAAAAAGCAAAGATATATCGAAAAGCAATTATGACCAACGGAAAAATAGCTTTCTTACATCTGAAGCAGCTGTTATCCGTGCCCGTCTTGATCTTGAATATAGTAAAATAACCGCTCCCGTATCCGGTCGGATAAGTAGAGCGGAAATTACCGAAGGCAATATAGTAAACTCAACTCCTAATCCTTCGTTGCTTGCTACCATCGCCTCATATTCTCCTATTTACGCTGAATTTGATATGGACGAAAAAAACTTCATTGATTATGTGGAGTTGGGAGCTACAGCTAACGAAGCAGCGGCGCAAATACCAGTATTGCTAGAGATTGGTAATATAAAAATAAAAGGGCGTATAGCTTCTTTTGATAATAAGATAGACGTAGTATCAGGAACGGTCAGGGTACGGGCTATTTTTGATAATAGTGACGGCAAGCTAGTGCCGGGAATGTTTGCGAGAGTAAAAGTTGGTGAAGCCAAGAAACGTGATTTACTGCTGATAAGCGATAGAGCGATAGGTACCGATCAGGACAAAAAATTTGTTTATGTAATATCTGATGATAATAAGGCTCACAAACGCTATGTTACTTTGGGTAGTATGGTTGATGACTTAAGAATAATTTCAAAAGGACTAAAGCAAGGTGAGAAAATAGTCGTAAGTGGTATACAGCGCATCAGAATGCCAGAGCAGCCGGTACAACCAACAGTGGTTAATATGGGTGGTGGTAAACCGGACAGCAAAGGAGATACCAAAGATAAGACGGCTTCGAAAGACTAG
- a CDS encoding carbon-nitrogen hydrolase, with product MNKSFKVSLIQMRCSSDIDKSMDKAEQMLRQAASDGAKIACLPELFLSDYFCQKLDISKFDIAEPIPGKTSERLGKIARETKMVIVGSIFEKAAAGLYYNSATITDINGKLAGKYRKSHIPHDPLFEEKYYFAQGDTGFKAHDTALCRVGTLICWDQWYPEGARLTAMQGAEILFYPTAIGWHPAEKEEFGKSQIEAWETIQRSHAIANGVFVASVNRVGHEVTVGDGLEFFGHSFIADPFGRILAMGSNDKEEIVSADIDLSLIEQTRRNWPFFRDRRIDLYGGITSRWLKNG from the coding sequence ATGAATAAATCATTTAAGGTTTCTCTTATTCAGATGCGGTGCTCTTCTGACATTGATAAAAGCATGGATAAGGCGGAGCAAATGCTTAGACAGGCGGCGAGCGATGGAGCAAAGATTGCTTGCCTACCTGAGTTGTTTCTAAGTGATTATTTCTGTCAAAAATTAGATATAAGTAAATTTGACATAGCAGAGCCCATACCAGGTAAGACTAGTGAACGTCTTGGCAAGATCGCCAGAGAAACGAAAATGGTCATTGTTGGCTCTATTTTTGAGAAGGCGGCAGCCGGATTATATTATAATAGCGCTACGATAACAGATATTAATGGCAAACTGGCAGGAAAATACCGTAAATCACATATTCCGCACGATCCGCTGTTTGAAGAAAAATATTATTTTGCTCAGGGTGACACGGGTTTTAAGGCGCATGATACGGCATTATGTAGGGTAGGAACCTTAATCTGCTGGGATCAATGGTATCCAGAAGGGGCTAGGCTTACCGCTATGCAGGGAGCTGAGATATTATTTTACCCAACCGCCATTGGTTGGCATCCGGCGGAGAAAGAGGAATTTGGGAAATCACAGATTGAGGCATGGGAGACCATCCAACGTAGTCACGCTATAGCTAATGGCGTATTTGTCGCTTCGGTAAATCGTGTTGGTCATGAGGTAACTGTTGGTGATGGGCTTGAGTTTTTTGGACATTCCTTTATAGCCGATCCTTTTGGTAGGATTTTGGCTATGGGTAGTAATGATAAGGAAGAGATAGTGAGCGCGGATATAGATCTATCACTTATAGAGCAAACTCGTCGCAATTGGCCATTCTTTCGTGACCGGAGAATAGACCTTTATGGCGGAATTACCTCACGTTGGTTGAAAAATGGTTAA
- the ispH gene encoding 4-hydroxy-3-methylbut-2-enyl diphosphate reductase yields the protein MSKKLKIILARPRGFCAGVDRAIEIVERALKLYGAPVYVRHEIVHNRWVVEDLRSKGVVFVDKVSEIPDGGITVFSAHGISERVENSAILRELPVIDATCPLVTKVHKEAQRYENEGRQIILIGHAGHPEVEGTSGRVRGGVLLVQNVEDVRTLDAKNPEKLAYVTQTTLSVDDTKDIIDALKQRFPNISGPELRDICYATQNRQNAVRELAGQVDMVLVVGSANSSNSNRLRDLAEEIGKKAYLIDDAKDINPDWFLQIDSVGITAGASAPEHLVTGVVEAISKIRPSKVGDLLGITENTRFKLPPEVTGEVMVRRKA from the coding sequence ATGAGTAAAAAACTAAAAATAATTCTAGCTCGTCCTCGCGGTTTTTGCGCTGGGGTGGATCGAGCTATTGAGATAGTAGAAAGAGCATTAAAACTATATGGCGCTCCGGTATATGTGCGTCATGAAATAGTGCATAACCGCTGGGTGGTTGAGGATTTAAGAAGTAAAGGCGTGGTATTTGTAGACAAGGTAAGCGAGATACCAGATGGTGGCATTACGGTATTTTCCGCTCACGGTATTTCAGAGAGAGTAGAAAATTCAGCTATTTTAAGAGAGCTTCCGGTGATAGACGCTACCTGCCCGCTGGTTACGAAGGTACATAAAGAAGCTCAACGTTATGAAAATGAGGGTAGACAAATTATACTTATCGGACATGCCGGACATCCAGAAGTGGAGGGGACAAGCGGCAGAGTTCGTGGTGGCGTGCTTTTAGTACAGAATGTTGAGGATGTTAGAACTCTTGACGCGAAGAACCCTGAAAAACTCGCTTATGTTACTCAAACTACTCTTAGCGTTGATGATACTAAGGATATTATAGACGCTCTTAAACAGCGTTTTCCAAATATATCTGGTCCAGAACTGCGCGATATATGTTATGCTACCCAGAACCGTCAAAACGCAGTGAGGGAACTGGCTGGACAAGTAGATATGGTGTTGGTAGTTGGCTCGGCGAATAGTTCAAACTCTAATCGTTTGCGGGATTTAGCTGAGGAGATTGGCAAGAAAGCTTACCTTATTGATGACGCTAAAGATATAAATCCTGATTGGTTTTTACAGATAGATTCAGTTGGTATAACCGCTGGAGCTTCCGCTCCCGAGCATTTAGTAACAGGTGTAGTGGAAGCCATTTCAAAAATAAGACCATCTAAGGTTGGTGATCTATTGGGGATTACTGAAAACACCCGTTTCAAGTTGCCACCTGAAGTTACCGGAGAAGTAATGGTTAGGCGTAAGGCTTAG
- the pnp gene encoding polyribonucleotide nucleotidyltransferase encodes MFNVVKKSIQWGDRTLTLETGKIARQADGAVLATYGETVVLCTVVAAKSPKSDVDFFPLTVNYQEKAFAAGKIPGGFFKREGRPTEKEVLTSRLIDRPIRPLFPNGFYNETQVICTLLSHDLQNDPDIVAMIGASAALTISGVPFMGPIAGCRVGYIDGDYVLNPTHDELADSELDLVVAGTGRSVLMVESEAEELSEEVMLGAVSYGHKQMQDVINLIISLAEESAKEPWDFQIKSDEDLAAKVSGKAESELRAAYKITAKQERAGKLDVIRKSVKDSLCAEGGEESYDEKTVMNQLKKLEQEIVRTDYVNNKTRIDGRAPDEIRQIVAEVGTLPLTHGSALFTRGETQALVVATLGTSQDEQIIDALEGEYREGFMLHYNFPPYSTGEAGRIGSPGRREIGHGKLAWRAIRPVLPEKEDFPYTLRCVSEITESNGSSSMATVCGSSLSLMDAGVPMKRPVAGIAMGLIKEKSGFIVLSDILGDEDHLGDMDFKVAGTEKGITALQMDIKIDGITEEIMEVALNQAHGGRKHILGEMAKALSAPRDSVGSTAPRITTMNIPKDKIRDVIGSGGKVIREICEVTGAKVDIDDDGTVRIAATNEESGKKAYDWVYSIVAEPEVGQIHSGKVVRVVDFGAFVNFFGSKDGLVHISELADYRVGKVTDIVKEGDSVKVKVIDIDNRGKIRLSMRVVDQETGEDISDQVSGKEKKPA; translated from the coding sequence ATGTTTAATGTAGTAAAGAAATCTATTCAGTGGGGTGATCGTACACTAACTCTTGAAACCGGTAAAATCGCTCGTCAGGCTGATGGCGCTGTATTGGCGACATATGGCGAGACTGTTGTGTTATGTACGGTGGTCGCCGCCAAATCACCAAAATCAGATGTAGATTTCTTTCCACTTACCGTTAATTATCAGGAGAAGGCTTTTGCCGCTGGGAAGATACCAGGTGGATTTTTCAAACGTGAAGGTCGCCCGACAGAAAAAGAGGTTCTTACCTCCAGATTGATTGACCGCCCTATCCGCCCGCTTTTTCCTAATGGATTCTATAATGAGACACAGGTAATATGTACTCTTCTATCTCATGATTTGCAAAATGACCCTGATATAGTGGCTATGATTGGCGCTTCAGCCGCTCTTACCATTTCTGGTGTTCCGTTCATGGGGCCTATCGCTGGCTGTCGTGTTGGCTATATTGATGGTGATTATGTATTAAACCCAACTCATGATGAATTGGCTGATAGCGAACTTGATCTTGTTGTCGCTGGTACTGGTCGCTCTGTTCTGATGGTAGAATCAGAGGCTGAGGAACTTTCGGAGGAAGTGATGCTTGGCGCTGTAAGTTATGGTCATAAGCAAATGCAGGATGTTATAAATTTGATAATATCACTCGCTGAAGAATCCGCTAAAGAGCCTTGGGATTTCCAAATAAAATCTGATGAGGATCTTGCCGCTAAGGTAAGCGGTAAAGCTGAGAGTGAGTTGCGCGCTGCCTATAAGATAACCGCTAAACAAGAAAGAGCCGGCAAGCTGGACGTGATAAGAAAATCTGTAAAAGATTCTCTTTGCGCTGAAGGTGGTGAGGAATCTTACGATGAGAAAACCGTAATGAACCAACTCAAAAAGTTGGAGCAGGAGATTGTTCGTACTGACTATGTTAACAATAAAACTCGTATTGATGGTCGCGCGCCAGATGAGATTCGTCAGATAGTCGCGGAAGTTGGTACTCTGCCACTTACTCATGGCTCTGCCCTGTTTACTCGTGGTGAAACGCAAGCTTTGGTGGTAGCGACACTAGGTACCAGTCAGGACGAGCAGATAATAGACGCTCTGGAAGGTGAATATCGTGAAGGTTTTATGCTGCATTATAATTTCCCGCCTTACTCAACTGGTGAGGCTGGACGTATTGGTAGTCCGGGGCGCAGGGAGATAGGTCATGGTAAGTTAGCGTGGCGGGCGATTCGTCCAGTTCTTCCAGAAAAAGAAGATTTTCCTTATACGCTGCGCTGCGTGTCTGAGATAACTGAATCTAACGGTTCTTCGTCAATGGCGACCGTTTGTGGAAGCTCGCTATCGCTTATGGACGCTGGAGTTCCTATGAAACGTCCGGTCGCTGGTATCGCTATGGGGCTTATCAAAGAAAAATCAGGTTTTATAGTTCTATCTGATATTCTTGGTGATGAGGATCATCTTGGTGATATGGATTTCAAAGTAGCTGGAACTGAAAAAGGTATCACCGCTTTACAGATGGATATAAAAATTGACGGGATTACCGAAGAGATTATGGAAGTAGCTCTTAATCAGGCTCACGGTGGAAGGAAACATATTCTTGGTGAAATGGCAAAAGCCTTGTCCGCTCCAAGAGATTCAGTAGGAAGTACCGCTCCTCGTATTACCACAATGAACATACCGAAAGATAAAATTCGTGATGTTATAGGTAGTGGCGGCAAGGTTATCCGCGAGATATGTGAGGTAACCGGCGCTAAAGTTGATATTGATGACGATGGTACAGTTCGTATAGCCGCTACCAACGAGGAATCTGGTAAAAAAGCTTATGACTGGGTTTACTCAATAGTCGCTGAACCGGAAGTTGGTCAAATTCATAGCGGAAAAGTTGTACGGGTCGTCGATTTTGGCGCGTTTGTTAACTTCTTTGGCAGTAAAGACGGTCTAGTTCATATAAGTGAGTTAGCTGACTATAGAGTTGGCAAAGTTACTGATATAGTAAAAGAAGGTGATAGCGTTAAAGTTAAGGTCATAGACATAGATAATCGTGGTAAGATACGCTTGTCTATGCGAGTCGTTGATCAAGAAACCGGAGAGGATATTTCTGATCAAGTCTCTGGTAAAGAGAAAAAACCAGCATAG
- the rpsO gene encoding 30S ribosomal protein S15 — protein sequence MSSEAINKDNIIKEFAVKENDTGSAEVQIALLTARINHLTEHFMTHKKDHHSRRGLLILVGRRRRLLDYLKKKNFDSYSTIIGKLGIRK from the coding sequence ATGTCGAGTGAAGCAATAAATAAAGATAATATAATTAAGGAATTCGCCGTTAAGGAGAATGATACAGGTTCCGCTGAGGTGCAAATCGCTCTACTTACCGCGCGTATAAACCACCTTACCGAGCATTTCATGACTCATAAGAAAGATCACCATTCGCGCAGGGGTCTACTTATTCTCGTAGGTCGCCGTCGTCGCCTGCTTGACTATCTTAAAAAGAAAAATTTTGATAGTTACAGTACAATAATAGGCAAGCTTGGTATCAGGAAGTAG
- the truB gene encoding tRNA pseudouridine(55) synthase TruB: MRNNKNTKNLNGWISIDKPVGISSAKAVAEVKKILNPKKIGHAGTLDPLACGVLPLALGEATKTINYMMDADKIYEFTVNWGEEKTTDDAEGEVVKSSDIRPKKSDITELLPRFTGNIRQTPPDYSAIKINGKRACDLLRNGQDIELKERIVNIYHIDIQEHNNKSTRFICECGKGTYIRSIARDIGRIIGCYGYVSYLCRISVGKFDKNNAISLEKLGDMVHKGSVDFLRPVESALDDILAWDVNSTQAEFLRNGQSISVPSFMGREVSADGNTILFARNDGVPVAICKYEAGVMKPVRVFNL, translated from the coding sequence TTGAGGAATAATAAAAACACGAAGAACCTCAATGGCTGGATAAGTATTGATAAACCTGTTGGTATAAGTTCAGCGAAAGCGGTGGCAGAAGTAAAAAAAATTCTAAATCCCAAAAAAATTGGTCACGCCGGAACTTTAGATCCGCTTGCTTGTGGCGTTTTACCGCTTGCTCTTGGTGAGGCGACTAAAACTATAAATTACATGATGGATGCCGACAAAATTTATGAGTTTACGGTTAATTGGGGTGAGGAAAAAACCACTGACGACGCAGAAGGTGAAGTAGTAAAATCATCGGATATACGACCTAAAAAAAGTGATATTACAGAATTACTACCAAGATTTACCGGAAATATCAGGCAAACCCCTCCTGATTACTCAGCGATTAAAATTAATGGAAAAAGAGCCTGTGATTTGTTACGAAACGGGCAAGACATAGAGTTAAAGGAGCGTATAGTTAATATATATCATATTGATATACAAGAACATAATAATAAAAGCACAAGATTTATATGTGAATGTGGCAAAGGGACATATATACGCTCTATAGCAAGGGATATAGGACGTATAATCGGCTGTTACGGTTATGTATCGTACCTTTGCCGTATTTCAGTTGGAAAATTTGATAAAAACAATGCGATTTCACTGGAAAAGTTAGGTGATATGGTGCATAAAGGCTCTGTTGATTTTTTGCGACCTGTGGAATCCGCGCTGGACGACATCTTGGCGTGGGATGTTAATTCTACTCAGGCAGAATTTTTACGGAATGGACAAAGTATTTCTGTCCCGTCTTTTATGGGAAGAGAAGTATCGGCGGATGGTAACACTATTTTATTCGCTAGGAATGATGGTGTTCCAGTGGCTATCTGTAAATATGAGGCAGGGGTGATGAAACCGGTTCGTGTGTTTAATTTATAA
- the rbfA gene encoding 30S ribosome-binding factor RbfA produces MHNLFSDKKKSGSGQRKLRVGEEIRHIIAELLMRGEVHSPTLLNSSITVSEVRVSPDLKNATVYVMPLAGERKDELLLALKESSPKFRHLISKRLRLRYIPKLHFALDNSYEEAQRINDLLKNPDVAKDLKHDSDKGLGKLEE; encoded by the coding sequence ATGCATAATTTATTTTCAGATAAAAAAAAATCGGGTAGTGGGCAACGTAAACTCAGAGTCGGTGAAGAGATACGTCATATAATAGCGGAATTGTTGATGCGTGGTGAGGTTCACTCCCCTACACTTCTTAATTCTTCTATTACCGTATCAGAAGTCAGAGTCAGTCCTGACTTAAAAAACGCTACTGTATATGTCATGCCACTTGCCGGAGAGCGTAAGGATGAGTTGCTGTTAGCGTTAAAAGAATCATCACCAAAATTCCGTCACTTAATATCAAAACGCCTAAGATTGCGCTATATACCAAAACTTCATTTTGCTCTTGATAACTCTTATGAGGAAGCGCAAAGAATAAATGACCTGCTAAAAAACCCTGATGTGGCTAAAGACCTGAAACATGATTCTGATAAAGGGCTAGGTAAGCTTGAGGAATAA